In Benincasa hispida cultivar B227 unplaced genomic scaffold, ASM972705v1 Contig1511, whole genome shotgun sequence, a single genomic region encodes these proteins:
- the LOC120068930 gene encoding uncharacterized protein LOC120068930 gives MGNYISCTLSTPIGGKPSTSSTTTVIFPSGQIRHFHEPVKAAELMFEIPNFFLVNSQSVQLGRRFSALMADENLEMGNLYVMFPMKKVNSVVSVADMGALFLAAERVSGGKKRRIIGGGESNVCVWPEVEADESKPKLKLDGGDDDDDVKGFSPAPEFTHRRSMCRSRKPLLETIVEEPICSR, from the coding sequence ATGGGGAATTACATTTCTTGCACTCTGTCCACCCCAATCGGTGGCAAACCGTCAACTTCTTCGACGACGACCGTCATCTTTCCCAGCGGCCAAATCCGACACTTTCACGAACCGGTCAAGGCGGCGGAGCTCATGTTCGAGATCCCCAATTTCTTCCTCGTTAATTCTCAATCGGTTCAACTGGGTCGGAGATTTTCGGCTCTGATGGCCGATGAGAATCTCGAGATGGGTAATTTGTACGTTATGTTTCCGATGAAGAAGGTCAATTCGGTGGTGTCTGTGGCCGATATGGGAGCTTTGTTTCTCGCCGCCGAGCGGGTCTCCGGCGGGAAGAAGCGGCGGATTATTGGCGGTGGGGAATCTAATGTTTGTGTTTGGCCAGAGGTGGAAGCAGACGAATCAAAACCGAAGTTGAAATTGGATGGTGGTGATGATGATGACGATGTGAAGGGGTTTTCGCCGGCGCCGGAATTTACTCATCGGAGGTCGATGTGCAGGTCGAGGAAGCCGTTGTTGGAGACCATAGTTGAAGAGCCGATATGTTCAAGATGA